One window of the Paenibacillus beijingensis genome contains the following:
- a CDS encoding APC family permease translates to MSKSVASNEMLNSGESPNTRREPAEKQTGYTQELRRTLTFKDLVTFGLITMLPIAPTQVYALASAESFGMAPLVYLVGMIAMVFTALSYSVMSREFPIAGSAYSFVQRGLNPHVGFLTGWIIILDYLIIPGMLISFSNLWLSAVLPGIPPIVILIVFAAIITLVNVRGIILTRWASYLFLFCQLGLIVIFIICALKYVLIDGNGLGGFSLSPFYQPGKVDLQFIATAASIAVLGFIGFDSISTLSEETRNPTRTVGRAVVASLCLIGLLFLSQSYFATLAHPDHTDLDPGMGYFDIIREVGGDVLYYAFIVIGVACVGIANALTVQSAISRVIYSMSRDKLLPFSGILSKVHDRYKTPANATIFVGLVSVLTGLFLSLDLLAKLVNFGAMSTYMLLNLSVITHFIIKNKRRGFGSLIRYLVCPLIGFSVIGFIWSGFDKTTYIIGFAWLAIGIVFGAIKSKGYREVPPALSEI, encoded by the coding sequence ATGTCGAAATCGGTGGCATCGAACGAAATGCTGAATTCGGGGGAATCCCCGAACACTCGGAGAGAACCGGCTGAAAAACAAACTGGCTATACTCAGGAATTGCGACGGACGCTAACGTTTAAAGATCTGGTTACTTTTGGCTTAATTACAATGCTGCCGATTGCTCCTACTCAAGTATATGCCCTGGCATCTGCCGAAAGCTTCGGTATGGCACCCCTTGTCTACTTGGTCGGTATGATCGCGATGGTGTTCACGGCGCTCAGCTACAGCGTGATGAGCCGTGAGTTTCCGATCGCCGGCTCAGCTTATTCATTCGTCCAGCGCGGACTTAATCCTCATGTCGGATTTCTGACCGGATGGATCATTATCCTGGATTATCTGATCATACCCGGCATGCTCATTTCGTTCTCGAATTTGTGGCTTTCCGCCGTACTCCCCGGTATCCCCCCAATCGTCATTCTGATTGTCTTCGCCGCTATCATCACTCTCGTCAATGTTCGGGGCATCATTCTTACCCGCTGGGCCAGCTATCTTTTTCTTTTCTGCCAATTGGGACTAATAGTGATCTTTATTATTTGTGCTTTAAAATATGTGCTGATCGACGGTAATGGGCTAGGCGGGTTTTCACTATCGCCTTTCTACCAGCCTGGGAAAGTCGACCTCCAATTCATCGCGACAGCCGCATCGATCGCTGTTCTTGGTTTTATCGGATTTGACAGCATCAGCACGCTTTCCGAGGAAACTAGAAACCCGACCCGAACGGTCGGCAGGGCCGTCGTAGCCAGCTTATGCCTCATCGGTTTGCTATTTCTGAGCCAATCGTATTTTGCGACACTGGCTCACCCGGATCATACTGACCTGGATCCTGGAATGGGCTATTTTGACATTATCCGCGAAGTCGGCGGTGATGTGCTCTACTATGCCTTCATCGTAATCGGAGTCGCATGTGTGGGCATCGCCAACGCATTGACGGTTCAATCGGCTATTTCACGCGTAATCTACTCCATGAGCCGCGACAAGCTTCTCCCATTCTCCGGCATCCTATCCAAAGTACATGACAGGTACAAAACGCCGGCCAATGCAACGATTTTCGTTGGACTCGTTTCCGTTCTCACCGGGCTTTTCCTGTCCCTGGATCTGCTTGCCAAGCTTGTCAATTTCGGAGCCATGTCCACCTACATGCTGCTCAATCTTTCGGTTATCACCCACTTCATCATCAAAAACAAACGAAGAGGCTTTGGGAGTCTCATTCGCTATCTCGTCTGTCCGCTTATCGGCTTCTCGGTCATAGGGTTCATATGGAGCGGCTTTGACAAGACGACTTACATCATCGGATTCGCATGGCTTGCAATAGGGATCGTGTTCGGCGCCATCAAATCAAAGGGATACCGCGAGGTGCCTCCTGCACTTTCGGAAATATGA
- a CDS encoding SDR family NAD(P)-dependent oxidoreductase, which translates to MRLNNKRAIVTGAGRGIGFQIAKRFAEEGARVVATDVLEAGAEAVSVLSNAGLDIVFHRADVSQILDVRELAEFARRTLGGVDILVNNAAVNIPGSILELTEEIWDRTFDVNVKSIFLLSREIIPDMRGAGGVVINMGSANSYVAEPRLAAYVSSKGAILMLSKAMALDFGPDGIRVNCICPGWVDTSFNDRHAELFGGRDEVLKNIADIHPIGRTIQPEEIANTAVFLASDEARAITGAGILVDGGYTIK; encoded by the coding sequence ATGAGACTGAATAATAAAAGGGCAATCGTTACAGGAGCGGGACGGGGCATCGGCTTTCAAATCGCGAAGCGGTTTGCGGAAGAAGGCGCTCGTGTTGTGGCCACAGACGTTTTGGAAGCCGGGGCCGAAGCGGTGAGCGTGCTTAGCAACGCAGGGCTTGACATTGTCTTTCACCGCGCGGACGTTTCCCAAATCCTCGACGTCAGAGAGCTTGCCGAGTTCGCACGACGTACATTGGGCGGTGTCGATATCCTTGTCAACAACGCCGCCGTCAATATTCCCGGATCGATACTGGAGCTGACTGAGGAAATTTGGGACCGGACATTCGATGTGAATGTTAAATCGATTTTTCTGCTATCACGCGAAATCATACCGGACATGCGGGGCGCAGGCGGTGTCGTGATCAATATGGGATCGGCTAATAGTTATGTAGCGGAACCGCGACTGGCCGCCTATGTGTCCTCGAAAGGCGCGATACTTATGCTGTCTAAAGCGATGGCATTAGATTTCGGGCCAGACGGCATTCGTGTGAACTGCATTTGTCCGGGCTGGGTTGATACATCGTTTAACGATCGTCATGCCGAACTGTTCGGCGGCAGGGACGAGGTATTGAAAAATATCGCCGATATTCATCCTATCGGACGAACGATTCAGCCGGAAGAGATTGCGAATACGGCAGTATTTCTTGCCTCCGACGAAGCAAGAGCCATTACGGGAGCCGGTATTTTGGTTGACGGCGGATATACGATTAAATAG
- a CDS encoding TIGR01777 family oxidoreductase, which produces MKKKVILAGGTGFIGKYLEEKFMQLGYEVRIISRQPGHLSWNDPSAITEAMEHAELVINLAGKSVNCRYNRKNKEAILKSRKETTQILGSALSACISPPPLWINSSTATIYRHAEDRPMTEANGEIGSGFSVEVAKAWERAFFSFELPKTRQIALRIAIVLGEHGGVMIPYRNLVTFGLGGVQGSGNQKFSWIHVEDLFRIILFLKEREDLSGIFNCSAPNPVMNRELMRQLRAAMNRKAGLPAAKWMLEIGSFLLRTETELILKSRWVIPERLEREGFSFKHSKLDGTLQDLLGLTSI; this is translated from the coding sequence ATGAAGAAGAAAGTGATATTGGCCGGCGGGACCGGTTTTATCGGGAAATATTTAGAGGAGAAGTTTATGCAACTCGGATATGAAGTACGCATTATTTCGAGACAGCCCGGGCATCTATCCTGGAATGATCCGAGCGCCATAACCGAAGCAATGGAACATGCCGAGCTCGTGATCAACCTGGCCGGGAAGTCGGTCAACTGCCGCTATAACCGGAAAAATAAAGAAGCGATTCTTAAGTCGAGAAAGGAGACAACGCAAATTTTGGGCAGTGCGCTGTCCGCGTGCATCAGCCCGCCGCCGCTCTGGATCAACTCCAGCACAGCTACCATTTACCGGCATGCCGAAGACCGGCCGATGACGGAAGCAAACGGCGAAATCGGTTCCGGCTTTTCCGTTGAAGTAGCCAAAGCATGGGAGCGCGCGTTTTTTTCGTTCGAATTGCCGAAGACCCGGCAAATCGCATTGCGAATCGCGATTGTACTCGGGGAGCATGGAGGCGTTATGATCCCTTACCGGAATCTCGTCACATTCGGGCTTGGCGGCGTCCAGGGATCGGGCAATCAAAAGTTTAGCTGGATTCACGTGGAAGATTTATTCCGCATCATTCTTTTTCTTAAAGAGAGAGAAGACCTGAGCGGGATCTTCAATTGTTCGGCGCCGAATCCCGTTATGAACCGCGAGCTGATGAGACAGCTTCGAGCGGCGATGAACCGAAAAGCAGGCTTGCCCGCTGCCAAATGGATGCTTGAAATCGGCTCCTTTCTGCTGCGCACCGAAACGGAATTAATATTAAAGAGCCGCTGGGTCATTCCCGAGCGGCTGGAGAGAGAAGGCTTTTCGTTCAAACACAGCAAATTGGACGGCACCCTTCAAGATCTACTGGGTTTAACTTCTATTTGA
- a CDS encoding M20 family metallopeptidase, translating to MMVLMVKLAASSLNCRVVLVLVPDEESGGERGTAHLVKQGIIGDIAICGEPTNLNIAVQAKGILQLLVEVPGVAAHGSRPWLGTNAILKAMDHFRKLTSLPFFQESTLFFHQPSLNLAKIQAGHVFNQVPDRCALGIDIRYLPGQNPDDILKAVREVMAGSEVRVHFHGTPVETKTDDVLVSRLCRHAGASFFGQDGSADTRFYAEQGIPAVEFGPAGANHHGPGEYVDIASLCDYVRILHEFILHIKDDEQ from the coding sequence ATGATGGTGCTGATGGTGAAGCTAGCGGCATCTTCACTAAACTGCCGGGTCGTACTGGTTCTTGTGCCGGACGAGGAAAGCGGAGGCGAGCGTGGAACGGCACATTTGGTGAAGCAGGGCATCATTGGCGATATTGCCATCTGCGGCGAGCCTACAAATCTCAATATCGCCGTTCAGGCTAAAGGCATATTGCAGTTGCTCGTCGAGGTCCCGGGTGTGGCTGCTCACGGAAGCCGGCCCTGGCTCGGAACGAATGCGATTCTTAAGGCGATGGACCACTTTCGAAAACTCACTTCACTGCCTTTTTTTCAGGAAAGCACATTATTCTTCCATCAGCCATCTCTTAATCTGGCAAAAATTCAAGCCGGTCATGTGTTTAATCAGGTTCCCGATCGATGCGCGCTCGGTATCGACATCCGCTATCTGCCAGGTCAGAACCCGGATGACATTTTGAAGGCGGTTCGGGAAGTGATGGCCGGCTCTGAGGTGAGAGTGCATTTTCATGGGACGCCGGTTGAAACCAAGACGGACGATGTGTTGGTGAGCAGGCTTTGTCGTCATGCGGGCGCCTCTTTCTTCGGCCAAGACGGGTCTGCGGATACACGGTTTTATGCTGAGCAGGGAATTCCTGCCGTGGAATTCGGACCCGCAGGGGCTAATCACCACGGTCCCGGAGAATATGTGGATATTGCGTCGCTGTGCGATTATGTACGGATTTTGCATGAATTTATTTTACATATAAAGGATGATGAACAATGA
- a CDS encoding MFS transporter gives MQTITLRVTDRPGVLARVSELLAGRGCNIDSMKITQECRPGFALMRINARIDNDHLDILVREMGSLQDVLVVRSARERTAAFSYWTVAYGLFVTILGINLASPLYAAYKIQWSLTPGMIALLFAVYAFVVIPSIVLFGQLSDRIGSKAILLWGILVSLLASICFAMAGGVSMLLLARAIQGLSVGMFNGVAVSALTALHPSRDSHRAAFFAALSVTTGNALGPLMSGALAEWAPFPTRLPYLVHGLLILPGIIGLLLVRIQHPVPVKTRLHLPVLPRTIRAPFYTAAATSFIAWAVVSLFLSVIPSYMDEWIGRSSSYLFAAFTAAIVLGVSSASQSLFAKWPLPRMAAAGFVLLFSGLTSLVLTMHVSSSILLAVSAVLVGLGHGPLYAGSLASVNELAPEQARGDTVSFFYAGTYLGVAIPVLGFGYAAEYIGFVHAVELFSAVMCAFSVWTWMRWRNVNKWRDFR, from the coding sequence ATGCAAACGATTACGCTTCGGGTAACCGACAGGCCCGGCGTATTAGCGCGCGTTTCTGAACTTCTTGCCGGTCGAGGCTGTAATATCGATAGCATGAAGATCACGCAGGAATGCCGTCCCGGTTTCGCTCTTATGCGCATTAACGCCCGTATCGATAATGACCATCTGGATATTCTCGTCCGAGAGATGGGGAGCCTCCAGGATGTGCTCGTCGTCCGGTCGGCTCGGGAACGGACAGCGGCGTTCTCATATTGGACCGTAGCATACGGCTTGTTCGTTACGATTTTGGGTATTAATTTGGCTTCTCCTTTATATGCGGCTTATAAGATTCAATGGAGTTTGACACCAGGGATGATCGCGCTTCTCTTCGCGGTTTATGCCTTTGTTGTAATACCTTCGATCGTTTTATTCGGGCAGTTGTCGGATCGAATCGGATCCAAAGCTATTCTGCTTTGGGGGATCTTGGTATCATTGCTTGCCTCAATCTGCTTCGCAATGGCGGGTGGGGTTTCCATGCTGCTGTTGGCTAGGGCGATACAGGGGCTTTCCGTAGGGATGTTCAACGGCGTAGCGGTATCCGCGTTGACGGCGCTCCATCCTAGTCGCGACAGTCACCGTGCCGCGTTCTTTGCGGCACTCTCCGTCACGACGGGAAACGCCCTCGGGCCGTTGATGTCCGGGGCGCTTGCTGAGTGGGCGCCGTTCCCGACCCGGCTTCCATACCTCGTACACGGATTGTTGATCCTTCCCGGTATAATCGGGTTGCTGTTAGTGCGCATCCAGCACCCGGTTCCGGTAAAGACCCGGCTTCATTTGCCTGTCTTGCCACGCACAATCCGGGCTCCATTTTATACAGCCGCTGCGACTTCCTTTATTGCGTGGGCCGTGGTCAGCCTGTTCCTGTCGGTTATCCCATCTTACATGGACGAGTGGATTGGCAGGTCGTCGAGCTACTTATTCGCCGCTTTTACAGCTGCTATTGTATTGGGCGTATCATCGGCCAGCCAATCTCTGTTTGCTAAATGGCCATTACCCCGGATGGCGGCCGCGGGATTCGTTCTCCTGTTTTCAGGCCTGACAAGTCTTGTACTCACCATGCATGTAAGTTCATCGATACTGCTTGCGGTGTCGGCAGTTCTCGTCGGCCTCGGACATGGCCCGCTGTACGCCGGCAGCTTGGCATCCGTCAATGAACTTGCTCCGGAACAGGCTCGCGGGGATACGGTTTCCTTTTTTTACGCCGGCACTTATCTGGGCGTTGCGATCCCCGTTTTAGGTTTCGGGTATGCCGCTGAATACATCGGTTTTGTGCATGCTGTCGAATTATTTAGTGCGGTGATGTGCGCATTTTCGGTTTGGACTTGGATGCGTTGGCGAAATGTGAACAAATGGAGGGATTTCAGATGA
- a CDS encoding SDR family NAD(P)-dependent oxidoreductase produces MKFDNKVVIVTGGGSGNGRSIALRFLEEGAKVVVADLNLDGANETVAMASAGSKALALKADVTNKRDVEQMIASAVEAFGTLDILVNNAGIVAFTPFLELSEEEWDKVHDVNLKAPFLCSQAAAKVMIDGKTQGRIINITSVEAHRIVSSSGHCQPHYNSSKGGLNLLTKAVALELAPYGITVNSVAPGVVATPFTENGLKNPEIKKWVLDRIPVGRIAATEDIANAVLFLAMPESEYITGSTIFVDGGWTIA; encoded by the coding sequence ATGAAATTTGACAATAAGGTCGTAATCGTTACCGGTGGTGGATCGGGCAACGGAAGATCCATCGCGCTGCGTTTTCTGGAGGAGGGGGCGAAGGTCGTCGTAGCCGATCTGAATTTGGATGGAGCCAATGAAACCGTTGCGATGGCTTCGGCCGGCAGCAAGGCACTGGCGTTGAAAGCGGACGTGACGAACAAACGCGATGTGGAGCAGATGATTGCAAGCGCCGTGGAGGCTTTCGGTACGCTTGATATTCTGGTTAACAATGCGGGCATCGTTGCCTTTACTCCGTTCCTGGAGTTATCGGAGGAAGAATGGGACAAAGTGCACGATGTCAATCTGAAGGCTCCTTTCCTGTGCTCGCAGGCTGCTGCCAAAGTAATGATTGATGGCAAAACGCAGGGGCGCATTATTAACATTACATCGGTGGAAGCACACCGGATTGTATCGAGCAGCGGTCACTGTCAGCCCCATTACAACTCCTCGAAGGGAGGGCTCAATTTGCTCACCAAGGCGGTGGCGCTGGAACTGGCGCCTTACGGGATCACGGTGAACAGTGTGGCTCCGGGTGTGGTGGCGACACCTTTTACCGAGAACGGTCTCAAGAATCCTGAAATCAAGAAGTGGGTGCTTGACCGAATCCCGGTCGGTAGAATCGCGGCTACAGAGGATATCGCCAATGCAGTGCTTTTCCTGGCCATGCCGGAATCGGAATATATTACAGGATCGACAATATTTGTGGACGGCGGTTGGACCATCGCTTAA
- a CDS encoding Leu/Phe/Val dehydrogenase, producing MRLFDIMDKDDYEEVLFCKDKRSGLKAIIAIHDTTLGPALGGTRMWAYGSEEEALEDVLRLAKGMTYKNAISGLNLGGGKTVIIGNPRTDKSEAMLRAFGRYIQSLNGRYITAEDVGTTVEDMDTIHQETDYVTGISPGFGSSGNPSPATAYGVYQGMKAAAKEAFGFDSLAGKTIAVQGVGNVAFNLCRYLHEEGAYLIVTDINNEAVRQAVEKFRAVAVDPEDIYDVHCDIYAPCALGGTINDETIPRLKAKVVAGSANNQLKEARHGDRLHKMGIVYAPDYVINAGGVINIADELNGYNKDRAFKKIGEIYGTLNRIFDISRAEGIPPHAAADRLAEQRIDQLRHARSTFLRNDHHAISRRRSFNKA from the coding sequence ATGAGATTGTTTGACATCATGGACAAGGACGATTACGAAGAGGTACTGTTTTGCAAGGATAAGCGATCCGGATTGAAGGCGATCATCGCGATTCACGATACAACGCTTGGTCCGGCACTGGGTGGAACCCGAATGTGGGCCTATGGCTCAGAGGAAGAAGCGCTTGAAGATGTACTGCGCTTGGCCAAGGGCATGACCTACAAAAATGCCATTTCAGGGTTGAATCTGGGCGGAGGCAAAACCGTGATTATCGGAAACCCGCGAACCGACAAGAGCGAAGCGATGCTGCGTGCGTTCGGTCGCTATATTCAAAGTCTGAATGGACGCTATATCACTGCCGAAGACGTCGGAACGACAGTCGAGGATATGGATACGATTCACCAGGAAACGGATTACGTAACCGGCATCTCGCCAGGATTCGGTTCCTCGGGCAATCCGTCCCCGGCAACAGCTTACGGCGTGTATCAGGGCATGAAGGCTGCAGCAAAGGAAGCTTTCGGTTTCGATAGTTTGGCCGGTAAAACAATCGCCGTTCAGGGCGTCGGCAATGTCGCTTTCAATCTATGCCGGTATTTGCATGAAGAAGGGGCGTACCTTATAGTGACCGACATCAACAATGAAGCGGTCCGACAAGCTGTTGAAAAGTTCAGAGCGGTAGCCGTAGACCCTGAGGATATTTATGATGTCCACTGTGATATTTACGCGCCGTGCGCGCTAGGCGGGACAATCAACGATGAGACGATTCCACGGCTTAAAGCCAAGGTGGTCGCGGGCTCGGCCAATAATCAATTAAAGGAAGCCCGCCATGGCGATCGGCTGCATAAAATGGGAATCGTTTATGCACCGGATTATGTAATTAATGCGGGCGGGGTCATCAACATAGCCGATGAATTGAACGGATACAACAAGGATCGCGCATTCAAGAAGATCGGAGAAATCTATGGGACGCTTAACCGAATTTTCGATATATCCAGAGCTGAAGGAATCCCGCCGCACGCGGCCGCGGACCGTCTGGCAGAACAACGCATCGATCAGCTCCGTCATGCCCGCAGTACGTTCTTGCGGAACGACCACCATGCTATAAGCCGTCGCCGTTCATTCAATAAAGCCTGA
- a CDS encoding M20 family metallopeptidase has translation MQLLVALASKLIGFENTEAERINRCAEFCKEWLNEHGVSCETVENEGLRSVVATVGSGSPTVLLNGHLDVVPGSPEDFVPRVEGGSSSVVALMICSAPSPA, from the coding sequence ATGCAGCTGCTTGTAGCGCTTGCCTCCAAACTGATCGGCTTCGAGAACACCGAAGCGGAACGAATCAACCGCTGTGCCGAATTTTGCAAGGAATGGTTGAACGAACATGGTGTAAGTTGCGAAACGGTTGAGAATGAAGGGCTGCGCAGTGTTGTGGCAACCGTTGGCAGCGGCAGTCCTACCGTCCTTCTAAACGGACATTTGGACGTTGTCCCCGGTTCGCCCGAGGATTTTGTCCCTCGGGTGGAGGGGGGAAGCTCTTCGGTCGTGGCACTTATGATATGCTCGGCGCCGTCGCCGGCATGA
- a CDS encoding ACT domain-containing protein, protein MRVSNQQTLTVLMKRREEVLLRITGLFVRRSLEIESLKLECKVTPNDGVLWHMTVTARAEEREWKQLILRLLKLIDVLSVNGSGLGAALNRKAE, encoded by the coding sequence ATGAGAGTGAGCAATCAACAAACGCTGACGGTGCTCATGAAGCGTCGTGAAGAGGTGCTGCTGCGAATTACGGGATTGTTTGTCCGCAGAAGCCTCGAAATCGAGAGCTTGAAACTGGAATGTAAAGTTACGCCGAATGACGGTGTGTTATGGCATATGACCGTCACGGCACGGGCTGAGGAACGAGAATGGAAACAGCTGATTCTGCGGTTGCTCAAGTTAATCGATGTGCTGTCGGTGAATGGCAGTGGCCTCGGGGCTGCATTAAACCGGAAGGCTGAGTGA
- a CDS encoding glutamine synthetase family protein encodes MTRLSLAALGNMADSGEITSVIVAGVDMQGKLFGKRIPAKHFVEDAKDGIHMCALNLAWDVSLNFGAFDFCNWETGAHDMKTVPDLSTLRPYPWSPQTAFVLADLYDKDGSGISIAPRNMLKAQIAKADSMGFKAFAASEIEFYIFKETAESVRVKNYTNLTPLFPYPIDYSVFRLTVDHWFLGQLTTNLEAAGVPIEALKGEWGNGQIELNVRYAEALEMADRTAIYKNGIKEMAALNNLMATFMAKQDTNDSGSSGHTHISLWDREGVYNRLYDPDAEYGLSTNGRYFLGGMLALAPEMMVFYAPYVNSYKRINDFGSGAPNTVSWGIDNRSTSFRFDGKGKSCRFENRVPGADANHYLVLTAMLASGLYGIEHKIEIPGPIKGNASGMELPKLPTNLYDACRLLEKSDTVRELLGSSVVDHYLQAVHLELQEYFSTVTDWERRKYFEFI; translated from the coding sequence ATGACAAGACTGAGTTTAGCAGCCCTGGGGAATATGGCCGACTCCGGCGAGATCACTTCCGTCATTGTAGCCGGTGTTGACATGCAGGGAAAGCTGTTCGGCAAGCGCATCCCCGCAAAACATTTTGTGGAAGACGCTAAAGACGGCATTCATATGTGTGCTTTGAATTTGGCCTGGGACGTAAGCCTTAATTTCGGCGCCTTCGACTTTTGTAATTGGGAGACGGGTGCCCATGATATGAAAACCGTCCCCGATTTATCGACGTTGCGGCCTTATCCTTGGTCCCCTCAAACGGCTTTTGTACTCGCCGACCTTTACGATAAAGACGGCTCGGGGATTAGCATCGCTCCGCGAAATATGCTGAAGGCGCAGATCGCCAAGGCGGATTCCATGGGTTTCAAGGCATTTGCCGCATCTGAAATTGAATTTTATATTTTCAAGGAAACCGCCGAATCCGTTCGGGTCAAAAATTATACGAACCTGACCCCCTTGTTTCCGTATCCGATCGACTATTCGGTATTCCGATTGACGGTCGACCACTGGTTTCTAGGTCAATTGACGACGAACCTCGAGGCGGCCGGCGTGCCGATCGAAGCGCTAAAAGGCGAATGGGGCAACGGTCAAATCGAACTGAACGTTCGTTACGCGGAAGCTCTTGAGATGGCCGACCGCACCGCGATTTATAAAAACGGGATTAAGGAAATGGCTGCCTTGAACAACCTGATGGCTACATTCATGGCAAAACAGGATACGAACGACTCCGGAAGCAGCGGACATACCCACATCAGCCTCTGGGACAGGGAAGGGGTCTACAATCGACTTTACGATCCGGATGCGGAATACGGCTTGTCGACGAACGGACGCTACTTCCTCGGAGGAATGCTCGCGCTGGCGCCGGAAATGATGGTATTCTACGCTCCTTATGTGAATTCGTACAAGCGCATCAACGATTTCGGCTCCGGCGCACCGAATACGGTAAGCTGGGGTATTGACAATCGCAGCACCTCGTTCCGTTTTGATGGTAAAGGCAAGTCATGCCGCTTTGAAAATCGGGTGCCCGGCGCCGACGCCAATCATTATTTGGTGCTGACCGCGATGCTGGCTTCGGGATTGTACGGCATCGAACATAAAATCGAGATTCCCGGTCCGATCAAGGGCAATGCAAGCGGAATGGAGCTGCCCAAGCTTCCGACCAATCTGTACGATGCTTGCCGGCTGCTGGAGAAAAGCGATACCGTTCGCGAATTGCTTGGGAGCAGTGTGGTCGATCATTATTTGCAGGCGGTCCATCTGGAGCTGCAGGAATATTTTTCGACCGTGACAGACTGGGAGCGCCGGAAATATTTTGAGTTTATCTAG
- a CDS encoding NAD-dependent succinate-semialdehyde dehydrogenase — translation MDSVMLNEWNYNWVGGERRSSAATMEVRNPGTGELIGLIPDLEDQGVQEAIDHASEALHEWSELPAKKRARYLEEWSERLMHNREALALLLSKEQGKPFSEARGEIEGTVDIIRWYAEESKRAYGEIIPSSNPGQQLLVYREPIGVVALITPMNFPSATVARKVAPALAAGCTLVLKPAETTSMTAIAIFSHLIQTGLPKGTANLVTGDPSRIGSVLMQDSRVRKVSFTGSTAVGKKLMEQAAATVKKVSLELGGNSPVIVFPDADLDKAAKQIVANKFENCGQVCNGINLIYVHEDVHDALLDKLLTLIRTLITGIGTEPGTDIGPLINERAVQKVERLVLDAINKGAKLLTGGKRLTEEPYTRGHFYAPTLLDGVTREMHITREEIFGPVMPVLTFKRESEAVAAANDTSYGLAAYLFTRDFARIHRMIQQLQSGNIGINGTSLAYTQAPFGGIKESGIGREGGRQGLEEFISLKYVAMTTV, via the coding sequence ATGGATAGCGTAATGCTAAATGAATGGAATTATAACTGGGTCGGAGGCGAACGACGCTCGTCTGCGGCCACGATGGAAGTACGCAATCCGGGAACAGGAGAGCTGATCGGTCTCATCCCCGACCTGGAGGATCAAGGCGTGCAAGAGGCCATAGATCACGCCAGTGAAGCGCTGCACGAATGGTCGGAGCTGCCGGCCAAGAAAAGAGCCCGCTATCTGGAAGAATGGTCGGAGCGGCTTATGCACAACCGCGAAGCGCTTGCTCTGTTGCTGTCCAAGGAGCAAGGCAAGCCTTTCTCTGAAGCGAGAGGCGAGATCGAAGGGACTGTCGACATTATACGGTGGTATGCGGAGGAATCAAAAAGGGCTTACGGTGAAATCATTCCTTCCTCCAATCCGGGCCAGCAGTTGCTAGTGTACCGGGAGCCGATAGGCGTAGTAGCGCTAATCACGCCGATGAACTTCCCTAGCGCGACCGTAGCGCGGAAGGTTGCACCGGCGCTTGCGGCTGGTTGCACCCTAGTGTTGAAGCCGGCCGAAACGACGTCCATGACCGCCATTGCCATCTTCAGCCATCTCATACAGACGGGTCTGCCTAAAGGGACGGCCAATCTGGTAACGGGAGACCCTTCGCGAATCGGGAGCGTACTGATGCAGGATTCCCGCGTACGCAAGGTTTCATTTACAGGTTCGACAGCCGTTGGTAAAAAATTGATGGAGCAGGCTGCGGCGACCGTCAAAAAAGTATCGCTTGAGCTGGGCGGCAATTCGCCGGTCATCGTGTTCCCGGACGCCGATCTGGACAAAGCTGCCAAACAGATTGTCGCCAATAAATTTGAAAACTGCGGCCAGGTTTGTAATGGAATTAATCTCATCTATGTGCATGAGGATGTTCACGACGCCTTGTTGGACAAGCTTCTTACGCTTATCCGGACATTGATCACGGGTATCGGTACAGAACCAGGCACCGACATCGGCCCGCTCATTAATGAAAGGGCGGTGCAGAAAGTGGAGCGGCTTGTGCTAGACGCCATAAATAAGGGAGCCAAGCTGCTCACCGGAGGAAAACGCCTTACGGAAGAACCATATACTCGCGGGCACTTTTATGCTCCGACGCTGCTGGATGGCGTTACCCGCGAGATGCATATAACGCGTGAGGAAATATTTGGGCCGGTCATGCCCGTATTAACATTTAAACGTGAATCGGAGGCTGTGGCTGCTGCGAATGATACGAGCTATGGTTTGGCGGCTTATCTTTTTACTCGAGATTTCGCCCGAATCCACCGGATGATCCAGCAGCTGCAAAGCGGCAATATTGGGATCAACGGGACATCGCTTGCTTACACGCAGGCGCCGTTTGGCGGAATTAAAGAGAGCGGCATCGGCCGTGAAGGCGGAAGACAAGGGCTTGAAGAATTTATTTCGTTAAAATATGTCGCCATGACCACGGTATAA